The Lysobacter luteus genome contains the following window.
CGTTGGCGGCCTCGTCGATCATCAACGGCAGCAGCGACGCGGTCTGCGGGACGTAGGAGAACATGAAGGCCAGCCCGCCGACGGCGTCGGCGGTGACCGTGTCGCGCCGCAGCTGGCCGGTGCGCGAGTCGCGGTACTCCACCTCCACCGGCGCCGCCTCCAGGCGCTCCATCACCGTCCGCAGCTGCTCGCGCATGTCGACCGGGTAGCGTTCGCGGCAGTCGGGCAGCGCGCGGCAACGCTCGGACTGCAGCGCCAGCGCGTCTTCGAGGGTGCGGGCGAACTCGCCACCGACCACCAGGTCGTTGGGCGCGACGCCGTCCAGCACTACCGTGCGCACGTGGTCGGGGTGGGTCATCGCGTACTGCTGCGCCACCCGCGTGCCGTAGGACACGCCCACCAGGTTGACCTGTTCGACCCCGAGCGCGGCGCGCACCGTGTCCAGGTCGCGCACGGCGTCGGTGGTGGTGTAGAAGCGCGGATCGGCGCGGCCTTCCAGCCCGGCGGCGCACTTGCCTGCGAACGCGGCCATCGCCTCCGGCGTTGCCGCGACCATTGCGTCGAGTTCGAGCGGCGTGCCGTCCGCCGCGCGGCAGTCGAGCGGGTTGGAGCCGCCGGTCCCGCGCTGGTCCACCAGCACGATGTCGCGCTGCTTGCCGACGTCGGCCAACATGCGCTGGACGGTAGCGGCGTGTTCGGTGGCGGCCTGGCCGGGGCCGCCGGCGAGGAAGAACACCGGGTCGCCGGTGCCGACCGCGCTGCCCTTGTTGGCCGGCAGCCAGGCCAGCTGCAGGGCGATGCGGCGGCCGTCAGGACGTGACGGGTCCTCGGCGACCTCGAGCGTGCCGCATTGCGCGGCTACCGGTTCGACACCGGCCGCGCCTTTCAGCGCACACGGTTCGAATGCGATGTCGCCGAAGCGGGCGGCGCCAGCCGGCGGCGCATCGGCCGGCCCACAACCGGCCAGCAACAGGGTCGCCACCGATGCCGCGAGCGCGGCCGGCAGGAAACGGGTCGTATGCATGGATCCCCTCTGGTCCAAGGCCAATCGCCTCAGGATGACAGACGGGGGTCGCGCGGAGAACGTGACAAAGGTCGGGGGGAGCCGGGACTCCCGGGCCGCGTCCGCCGGCGTCGCTACTTGCTGCTGACGTACTTCTCGCGACGGATCTGCTTGACCTCCAGGCCGCTCTCCTTGAGCGCCTCGAAACAGCTGTCGACCATGTTCGGGTTGCCGCACAGGTAGGCGATGTCGCCGTCCGGGTCGGGGGCGAAGTCCGGCAGGAACTGCTGCACATAGCCGTGGCGTACATCGGCATGGGCGTGGGGCGAACCTGCCGCCGGCAGTACGCGCGAGAAGCACGGCACGAAGCGGAAGTGGTCGGGGTGGCGATCCGCGAACGCACGGAACTCGTCGCCGTACAGCAGCTCGTCCGGGGTGCGCGCGCCGAACAGCAGTACCACCTGGATACCGCGTTCGGCGATCGCACGCTCCAGCTGCGGCAGCATCGCCCGGTACGGGGTGACGCCGGTGCCGGTGCCGATCAGCAGGTAGCGCCGGTTGGTGTCGGCCGGCACCAGGCAGAAGCGGCCGAACGGCCCGCTGGCGTCGACGGTGTCGCCCGCATCCAGCCCTTCGAACAGCGCGGTGGCGGCGCCGCCGGGCACGTAGCTGACCGCGATCTCGACCGCCTCGCCGGGGCCCATCGCGTGGTCGTGGATGGTCGCAAGCGAGTAGGAGCGCTTGGTCGCGGTGCCATCGGCGTACTGGAAGTGGACCTGGATGAACTGGCCGGGGATGAAGTCCAGCGGCGCGCCGTCGTCGCGCACGAACACGTAGTGACCGACGCTCGGGGCGAGCATGCGGCGCGAGACGAGTTTGAGGGGGAAATGCTGGATTGCCACGGGGACCTTCGGATTCGCCTGCCCGGGAGGATCCGCGGAACAGTGTGTGCACGGGGTGGCCGGGCCGCGGCCACCGGGCCGCCTATACTACCGGGGATCGCCGCAGACCCCGCCCAGCCGCCCACGGGCCGGCACGGCGGACCGCACGTGCGACAGGCAGAAACACCAGCACGAACACCAGTACCAGCACCGGCAAGGCCAAGACCCGATGACCCAGAACCAGGCGACCGCCGCCGCGCCGGACACGGCCGTCCCGGCGCTGTCCGTCCGCGACCTGCGCAAGACCTACGACAACCACGTCGAAGCCCTCAAGGGCGTGTCGCTCGACGTGGCCGAGGGCGACTTCTTCGCCCTGCTCGGGCCCAACGGCGCCGGCAAGAGCACCCTGATCGGCATCGTCAGTTCGCTGGTCAACCTGACCTCGGGCTCGGTCGAGATCTTCGGTACCGACATCCGCCGCGACCGCGACGCGGCGATGCGCCTGATGGGGCTGGTGCCGCAGGAAATCAACTTCAACACCTTCGAGCAGCCGCTCGACATCCTCGTCAACTACGCGGGGTTCTACGGGATCCCCCGCGAGGTGGCGTTGCAGCGCGCCGAGGAGGAGCTCCGGCGCGCGCAGCTGTGGGACAAGGCCCGGATGATGAGCCGGACGCTGTCTGGCGGCATGAAGCGCCGGCTGATGATCGCCCGCGCGATGATGACGCGGCCGCGCCTGCTGATCCTCGACGAGCCCACCGCCGGTGTCGACATCGAGATCCGCCGCGGCATGTGGCAGACCCTGCGTGAGATCAACGCCGCCGGCACCACCATCATCCTCACCACCCACTACCTCGAGGAAGCCGAGTACCTGTGCCGCAACCTGGCGATCATCGACCGCGGCACGATCGTCGCCGCCGGGCCGATGAAGACCCTGCTGGCCCGGCTCGACGTCGAGGGATTCGTGCTCGACATCGACGGTGCGCTGCCGGCGGTGCTGCCGGAGATCGAAGGCACCACCGTGCTGGCGCGCGACGACCACACGCTCGACATCGAGATGCCGCGCGCGATGGACCTCAACCGCGTGTTCGCCGCGCTTGGCGATGCCGGCATCAGGGTGCGGTCCATGCGTACCAAGAGCAACCGGCTGGAAGAGCTGTTCGTGCGCATGGTCGCCGCCGGCGAACCGGCCACGGCGACGTTGCCGGAGGCGCGAGCATGAGCCACCCCAACCTGGTCGCGCTGGGCACCGTCGCGCGCCGCGAGATCAGCCGGATCCTGCGCATCTGGGCCCAGACGC
Protein-coding sequences here:
- a CDS encoding alpha/beta hydrolase, giving the protein MHTTRFLPAALAASVATLLLAGCGPADAPPAGAARFGDIAFEPCALKGAAGVEPVAAQCGTLEVAEDPSRPDGRRIALQLAWLPANKGSAVGTGDPVFFLAGGPGQAATEHAATVQRMLADVGKQRDIVLVDQRGTGGSNPLDCRAADGTPLELDAMVAATPEAMAAFAGKCAAGLEGRADPRFYTTTDAVRDLDTVRAALGVEQVNLVGVSYGTRVAQQYAMTHPDHVRTVVLDGVAPNDLVVGGEFARTLEDALALQSERCRALPDCRERYPVDMREQLRTVMERLEAAPVEVEYRDSRTGQLRRDTVTADAVGGLAFMFSYVPQTASLLPLMIDEAANGRYAPLMSLVQMSGEQMQGQMTRGMQWSVLCAEDAGRYRPDAADGETIVGSELAQAFFAPCSVWPHGQAPEGFHRPFESDLPVLLLSGELDPVTPPRYGERVAAHLANGRHLVLEGQGHNVAPVGCMPKLLGQFIESADAKALDASCLEPLTYVPPFVHFNGWSP
- a CDS encoding ferredoxin--NADP reductase; its protein translation is MLAPSVGHYVFVRDDGAPLDFIPGQFIQVHFQYADGTATKRSYSLATIHDHAMGPGEAVEIAVSYVPGGAATALFEGLDAGDTVDASGPFGRFCLVPADTNRRYLLIGTGTGVTPYRAMLPQLERAIAERGIQVVLLFGARTPDELLYGDEFRAFADRHPDHFRFVPCFSRVLPAAGSPHAHADVRHGYVQQFLPDFAPDPDGDIAYLCGNPNMVDSCFEALKESGLEVKQIRREKYVSSK
- a CDS encoding ABC transporter ATP-binding protein; this translates as MTQNQATAAAPDTAVPALSVRDLRKTYDNHVEALKGVSLDVAEGDFFALLGPNGAGKSTLIGIVSSLVNLTSGSVEIFGTDIRRDRDAAMRLMGLVPQEINFNTFEQPLDILVNYAGFYGIPREVALQRAEEELRRAQLWDKARMMSRTLSGGMKRRLMIARAMMTRPRLLILDEPTAGVDIEIRRGMWQTLREINAAGTTIILTTHYLEEAEYLCRNLAIIDRGTIVAAGPMKTLLARLDVEGFVLDIDGALPAVLPEIEGTTVLARDDHTLDIEMPRAMDLNRVFAALGDAGIRVRSMRTKSNRLEELFVRMVAAGEPATATLPEARA